DNA sequence from the Ovis canadensis isolate MfBH-ARS-UI-01 breed Bighorn chromosome 2, ARS-UI_OviCan_v2, whole genome shotgun sequence genome:
agaAGCAGCATGTTTTCTCACTAATCTCTGGAGTTTTCACACAGATGACTGTAACATATATACATTCTGTCACTCACTAGTTTAGTTTTGTCAGTGAACTCAAAGAGTGTGCATTCAGATATTCTTGAGTTAATTGTAACTATTAATACTAGCAAAATTGAGTCTCCGTAAAACCACTTCTTACAAGATAGACAAAGCTAGACCTTTGAAATTCAGAAGGTAAATTAAAGCTTAAATATCCAATGTAAAAGAAGTTCATAAAGGACAAATTTTAATGCATATGTTGTCAAGGATCAACCCTCCAAACTTCATAATAAAGTGCAGATAGTTGCATGAACTTAGTCTATCTGAGGTTTTAGTAGCTTCcaaattgggtttcccaggtggctcagtggtataaagaatcctcctgcaatgcagaagactcaggattgatccctaggtcaggaagatcacctagggaaggaaatggcaaattgctccagtatttttgcttgggaaatcccatgcattttcctgaggagactgacaggctacagtccatggggccgcaaagagtcggacatgacttagcaactcaacaacaacaacaaaacttccaAATAGATCTCAAATAAACAGATCTCAAACATGTTAAAAGCATGGGTTTAAATGAACctatattctatttatatatgtcaaatcattctttttaaatatttgttttcagcTTGCCCCTCTTGTGTTCTCATGGAAGGAGCTGAGTATATCTAACATTAGGAGAACATCCAGAAGCCGTTGAGGAGGGGGATGGCTCTTCATATTCATGAAGCTTGCATACTGCTATTGGTCATCCCTGGATTGGTCACCTCTGCTGCCATCAGTCATGAAGACTATCCTGCTGATGAAGGTGACCAGACCTCCAGTAACGACAACCTGATTTTTGATGACTATCGAGGGAAGGGGTGTGTGGATGACAGTGGCTTTGTATACAAGTTGGGAGAAAGATTTTTCCCAGGGCATTCCAACTGCCCATGTGTCTGTGCTCTGGATGGACCTGTCTGTGACCAGCCAGAATGCCCTAAAATTCACCCAAAGTGTACTAAAGTGGAACACAATGGATGCTGTCCTGAGTGCAAAGAAGTCAAAAACTTTTGTGAATATCATGGGAAAAATTACAAGATCTTGGAGGAATTTAAGGTATGAGTTGCCCTCTATATTCATTGAACACTAACATTTTACACCACATACTTAGATCAAGACAGTAAAATTACAGTTgaaaaagcacatttttaaatttctctttgatTTACAAAAATGTGACTCCAGTTAGCCTAAGTACCACTATGGTGGTACAATAGGCAATTGGCTTGTCGACCAATATCTGTAGGGTTtcacaagaattttttttccttcagaagtATTTGGAGCATGCTTACCATCTTTTATTTTTGCCCTTAAACATTTCATTGTGTTAttacaaaatatgttttctaatggaaacaattttgtttaaaaactatgtgtttattaatgtttaaattttgtGAGTttcgtgtgtgagtgtgtgtggcttATTAGCCTGTATTTGGAGCTATTTAATTGTAGTCTAGAATTATCTACTTAGTGTATGGAAATTCAAGTACTACAGAGACACACTTCTGAGCTGAGGTCTTTGTATTAAGAATATGCGTTGGACTTACTTGTTGTAGAACATGattcccattctgttctcttatctttagattttttttttttttggacatatAAGATCCCAGAGAAAATTGAATTTTATCATAGACCCTTGTAAAacgtagtttttaaaaaaggctaaTTTCACAGGCTTCCAGCCTCAATGgtattttcagtctttcttttatGCTTGTGTCATGTTGTCAAGTATCGTGGACTTCATTTTTACCTCTTCTTTGAGCCTCTTTTTTCTAATGACTGGTTTTAATTAGGGTTTCATACAAGCCAGATCTGAACGCTTAAGGTATAAATTAATATATCAACATGCCCTCAAATGCAATGACAGTTTTGCCTTGTGGTTTCTGTCATATTGGTGGCTTGATATAAAGATTTTCATTTTACCTAACCAAGTGCTGTGACAATATGCTCAGAAATGTGTAGGCAAAAGAAGTTATAGCTagttttccatgtgtttatttgtgAGAGAAGAATGTTCAGTTATTAGTATTGACCCAATTTCCTTCTTTACAAGAGTCAAATGGTAGAAGTCAATACATGGGAAAAGGTTTTAACAGATCATGATCAGAGTACTTCCTGTGTGTTGGCAATTCATTGCATTTAGTCTATTCTAAGTTGTGGGTTCAAACCAGATCTAATTTACCCAAGAAACCCAATAATTTGGACTAGTTTCTTTAGAACATGAGAGAAATTTCAGTGATAATTATCACATTCAACTTTCTTATATGTGAGTGTTATTCTAGACTTTTTCATGTATTATGATattttgctgtacaacattgAGAAGAGGCCTGAGAATCTAGTAAAATTACCATTACTGACATCAAATAATAGTTAAGAGTGTCATACATTTATCAGTTCCTTTCTGGTCTTTAATACATTGGACACATTTTGACATAGGGTAACAAAAGTAAATGCAAGTACTTAACACATGACTGACTGTAGTCATGGTTCTAGAATCAGGTTACTCTCCTctaatatgcatttttatttagagtcgaataaaaagacattttaagataGCCTAGCCCAAGCAAAGTTGTATGCCAGATAAAATTTGAGATTATTAAATATTGACTaccaaattaaataaaagaataaaagatacTGATTTTTTTGAACTTAGCTCATCACTAAAAATGCTATAGTTTTCCCTGTTTTTGTTAGATTCTTATTCCAAAGATAAAAACCATTTTGCCATATCAAACAATAAAGATATATCAAGTTAATAATTCCTTCATTCTAACTATCTGTGCAtgctaaaattaatatttaacctGTTGATATGCACAATGTTTTCCCTGACTTATAATATCATTGATTTTAaatcaatgtgatttttaaaaaagaaaacagataccACTTTTTCACAAGGATTTAGTTTTAAGAGCTCTAGAGATTATCTAGATTAAATTAATAAGATTGGAAGAACTGAGACCAACCAAGTTTGATACTTGTCCAAAATtgtcaagttatttaacctttttcTGAATACATCCATTCTAATGATAAAGCCTATATCACTTCTAAAAACACTGGCTCTCGAGTCAGAAAGACCTGGATTTATATCCAGATTCATCACTTAGATGTAAGATTTTGGAAGGAGTCCTTAAACTTTTTGAGCCACAGTAACATTCACTACAAAATGACCATCATAATAATTTCTTCTGTTGAAAGGAGATATTGGAAAGAATTAGTGAAATAATTTATATGAAGTTTGGAATCTTGTACACAACAGATACTGAAAAAGATGGTCCTTTCACTCTTTCTGAATCCTAGCATCCAGGAGTTTTCTCTGAGTTCTGCATTCTTTCATGTCTTCACCTATGTCTCATGATGGAAGCTTGACTTTAAAAGTCACTCAACTGAAAAAATTccaacagttttttaaatttcatacttATCTATGTAAACTATTATGCCTAAGTAAATATCAGCCATCTTGCTTCTCTTCTAATTTAGTTTCTTGTCTCTTGTAAGCTGATTTTTAAAGCTACATGCAACTTTCACATAATAATCTTGGCATGTTATTAAGGAGCCTGTATAGTGATATTCTTGTATGTTATATATTCATCTGATAAGCATTTGTTGGACTTTTTAGTATACAAGATACTGTAGTTGTACTATACATGCATTAGAGAGTAAAATGTCTAGAAGGGAACATCTCCACTCACAAGGAAGGCATGAACTAAGTTGGAGAGAGAAGTGGGGAAAAGGCAATATAAAGCATGTGATCATGAAGGTCAACACCAAGGGGATTATGGTGCCAGAAACTTATCAACGTGGTATGAGGTTTGGTCAGACAAACTAAACTGTCTTTTTCTTCAGGAAGGTCAAAGATGAacatattcttaaaaaattaaaatttatctaGGAGGATTAAAATTCCAAAGAGGAAACTGCTTAAGCAAAGTCAGATATTTGGATAAATAAAATcagcaagaaaagaagaaagatgagaaTGACAGGGAACTGAATCTTACTAAAATGCTATTATCAGAAGAAAGAGGTAAACTTGAATAGTGTTTTCAGAACGTGGAAAGAGGAACTCGAGTACTAGGCCAGAATAGATTCAGTCTAAAGAGTAACAAGGGACAAAATGCAGGTTGTTATACATAGAGTTGACCTAGTTAAATTACTTTATAGCCAAGTATTTAATTGAATGGAAGTGAAGAGAGATTAATGGCTGGGAAAGCAGAACTgttgcagaaaacaaagaatgagACCAGCTTGAATAAAGACAAAAACATTCAGGGACAGTCTTGAAGGTAAAAACCGAAATTCCCTAGTACAGTCAATTCTACTCACCAACTTCTTCAAGTTTATTAAACTCTCAGTGACTTCTCTTCCCTGTGTGCTTGCGCATGCTGGCCCACACCTTTTTACCATTTATGCGCACATGTGGAAGTCCAACTAAACTGCTTCCGAACTCCGGTTAAATCTCATCTCAACTGCAAAGCCTCCTCTGACTGGCCTACTGCTGTATCCTGGGCTGCATTTCATACCATTATAACAAGGACAGTAGTCAGAGCCAGACACCATTAAGAGCTTTATGTGTATTATAGCACATTTCATGATAACACTATGAAATTACACTGTTATTAGCACTgtgttacagataagaaaactgaagcaccAAAGTGTAAATAGCTTGCCCAACACCATACCTAACATAGAAGAactaggattcaaatccaggcttcTTGGCTTCAGCATATAAACTCATTACCACCATCTCTATCACACTGCAATAATGTAAACTGAAAGGACTTCTCTCTCCCCCACTGGACAGTGAAACATTTAAGGCTGGGGacaatgttttctttttgctccTTGGTCCCAACCCCAGCACCATGTAAACCACATAACaggcatttaatatattttggtgAATAAAGTGAGTCAGGTTATAATTGAACAGACAGAATATAAAAGGTTAAAGTTCCCTTTAAATACCTTTGTTTCTGTTTATGTGTtgatctctccattttaattAGAGAAGCATTCAAACTTCAGGTAGAGTGCTCTCTGGGCCCCCACAGATTACATACATTGTTCATAAAGCATGCATTTCCATCCTGCTTCTGCTTTCTACTCCGTCTCCCCACCTCTTCCTAACTAATGCTCACCCTGGATTGCCTTTCCATCCCAAGTGTAATGACCACTCAGTGTTTTAATTGTGTGGTCTGACGCTATACAGTTACAGAAACATGTCACTACATCAGTGTTTTCTGATCactaaatttaaatgtaaattgctATACACGTGTCACCTGATggaaaaaataatgtcatttataaACATTTGGATTTTTTCTAACACTTACTGATATAAGGTTTTAAAATGGCTTTCACACTATCCtttttgaaaactgaattttccAGTGTTCTGGTAATATTGTATTAAGATAAAGGTCATCATGTACTaggttttctcttctttcatgtgTACTCAGGCAAAATGACACTGGAACCTACTTTTTAAGAAAtaagtataaataataaattacagTAGCATTTCCTACAGAAAACCTTGATTGGAAATGTAGGTTGTATCAGGTGTGCTTCTGTGCTTGACCATCTCATGCTGAGttttttaaagggagaaatagtttcttatttttctcaatatttttataactcTCACTCAGCTAGAATTAGcctttttggaattttttataCTTCATAACTTGTACTGATTTAGTTTTAGGTCAGACACTGAAGATTATACTACTTGCAactgaaagagattttttttttttatttcagctttGCATAGCCTGTCTTAAAGTGATTTTCTGCAGTCAACACCCAGTACCCCTACTTGAGGATTTGGATTTGCCCAAAACCTGCCTTTCTCTTCAGGCACTGACTTTTGTACTTTTCCCATTATGGGCCAAAGGCAGTTGATCAAGtttctgggttttatttttaataggttCGGTgtgattattttctcattttgcacattttgtaaatatgttacagcttaaaaaaaaaatgttttcatgctGTGGTAAGCTGTTTAGTTTTTGCCCTGAATTTTGGACTTAGCATTTAAATCTTGAGGAAAGCAGCAAAGAGGACAGAAAATTAATCACTCAGAGTATTCTGCCAAATCATCACACCCATAAAAATTGTCGATGCCAACTAAGATTGAGAACTGACTCACTCTTCAATGGCTACATTCACAGGAAGACAGGTTTCCCAATTTTCTCATTAATCTATGTCCCATCATTAATGTCCATATAAAAGTGAGTAGAAAGGATTTTTCAAGTTAGGATtaggagatttctttttttctatgtctgttttaaTACAGAAAAAGGATGAAAAGCAGCATATTCTAGGAACTGATTACCAAATATGTGAAAGAACAGGGGGAAAAGCTGTAAAGAAATTTCAATGAAGGGATAATTGTTTGCAGAAATGCCATTTATTGTACCCCACCCACTCATCTGCCATCGCACCAGTTCCTATTAATATGAGAGGCGCAGAAACTAAGATGTTTGTACTAAACAAAGGAATACAGAATGCATCTTTCCAAATGTATGAAGATTGTagtatgtattatatgtatttcATTGCCACTAAATGGAATCAAACTTGCTATGAACATCCTGCTGAAATATGGGAGACAAGGCAGGAAAGACCTCTCATCTTAACAACTGGGAggggtttcttttatttttttttatttctgtttttttgatcACCTGTATTGATTTTAATAATGGAAAATGGGTGACTCTTAAGACTATGAGTGGGgttttcaaacatatttttccCAAGAGGGGATAGACAAGTTCTTAACAAGTAGTTGGGGCATTTGTAAGATTCCATTGAAAGTCAGTCCTAGGAAACATTATAATTTCATACAACAAAGATAACTGAGGTCTTTGTTGGGAGATCGAGAAGACTAAGTCCACAGCTGTTGACTCTACAATATGCAGCTTTTGTTTTGCAGATCATGTTGTTTTTAGTATTAAAATTGCCTCTGAGTGAATTCAAGCataggtttttttcctttcaagtgGCTGCAAAATAACAGAGATTAAGTAATCTTAATCAGTAATGACTGTTGCTCATCTGAAACTCAGCCCCCAGCGTGTACCACAAGCAGCCTCAAAGTGGATCATTCTCAATGATCATTCTCCCTAGAGGGAACACCCATCTTTGTAAATAACTAGGGAGCATCTGCTGAATTTGTATAATGTCTGACCAGTTTCAAAGATTAGAAGTCAATTTTGTTAGAACTTAAATTTATAAAGTTCCTCAAaccctttctcattctttttacatTGTGCTcatctggtttttttttaattctacagaACTACATTAAATTTAGGAAATAGATTGgagttttgaaataatttgtttttttcaaaagcCTCAGTAAGAACTGAAAATGGCCCTCAACACTTTTCAAATTATGGGAGTATGAATTATAGTTATAAATAGCTTCCAAGTTAACCCCTGAAGGGATGAAATAGTCT
Encoded proteins:
- the VWC2L gene encoding von Willebrand factor C domain-containing protein 2-like — translated: MALHIHEACILLLVIPGLVTSAAISHEDYPADEGDQTSSNDNLIFDDYRGKGCVDDSGFVYKLGERFFPGHSNCPCVCALDGPVCDQPECPKIHPKCTKVEHNGCCPECKEVKNFCEYHGKNYKILEEFKPSPCEWCRCEPSNEVHCVVADCAVPECVNPVYEPEQCCPVCKNGKTILH